The Hyphomicrobiales bacterium genome has a window encoding:
- the mrcA gene encoding Penicillin-insensitive transglycosylase / Penicillin-sensitive transpeptidase, with protein sequence MRFVLRIFGWLFAAGAIAFVIGAAVAGGLIWHYSQDLPDYAQLRNYEPPVMTRVHAGDGSLIAEYARERRLYLPIQAVPKLVVDAYISAEDKNFYKHMGVDPEGLVRAAISNYRNRSANRRPQGASTITQQVAKNFFLSPEQSIERKIREALVALKLESTYSKDKILELYLNEIYLGAPAPGQGSYGIAAAALNYFGKSVHELNLQEAAYLAALPKAPSDLHPFRNRDRAVERRNYVIDRMVENGYVKREVGEEAKKQPLGVNPRTVSPNQIAAGYFAEEIRRELQDRYGEKKLLEGGLSVRSTVDPKTQLMARKALVDGLVRFDEARGWRGAIQKLDVGKDWGAAIGDLPVLGDVAPWRLAVVLESNGDSAKLGLHPLRDNAGHLNKERQTVTLAAEGIKWTRRARVSQAVSVGDVVYVEPMDGRSGYVRLRQLPEVNGAITVMDPFSGRVLAMVGGFSHDQSEFNRATQALRQPGSSFKPFVYATALDNGYTPSSIILDAPIEIDQGPGLGMWRPENYDGKSTGPRTLRYGIQFSKNLMTVRLAKDVGMPLIAEYARRFGIYDDLQPVLSMSLGAGETTVMRMTAAYSMLVNGGRRIRPTLIDRIQDRTGTTIYRHDQRVCEGCNAEKWANQPEPRLVDNREQVLDPLTAYQMVSILEGVVNAGTATVVKSVGKPLAGKTGTTNDAKDVWFVGFSPDLAVGVYMGFDKPKSLGTSATAGQYAAPIFRDFMSVALKDKPATPFRVPAGIKLIRVDPRSGMRAGGEGGILEAFKPGTAPPDSYSVSGAAGDGSAPLSVGPGGGRAVGSGTGGLY encoded by the coding sequence ATGCGGTTTGTTCTGCGAATTTTCGGATGGTTGTTCGCCGCTGGCGCGATCGCCTTCGTGATCGGCGCCGCCGTGGCCGGCGGCCTGATCTGGCATTATTCGCAGGACCTGCCCGACTATGCCCAGCTGCGGAACTACGAGCCGCCGGTGATGACCCGCGTGCATGCGGGCGACGGCAGCCTGATCGCCGAATATGCGCGCGAACGGCGCCTCTATCTGCCGATTCAGGCCGTGCCGAAGCTGGTCGTCGACGCCTATATCTCGGCCGAGGACAAGAATTTCTACAAGCATATGGGCGTGGACCCGGAAGGCCTGGTCCGTGCCGCGATCTCAAACTACCGCAATCGCAGCGCCAATCGCCGCCCGCAGGGCGCTTCGACCATCACGCAGCAGGTCGCGAAGAACTTCTTCCTGAGCCCGGAGCAGTCGATCGAGCGCAAGATCCGCGAGGCGCTCGTCGCGCTCAAGCTCGAGTCGACCTATTCCAAGGACAAGATCCTCGAGCTCTATCTGAACGAGATCTATCTCGGCGCGCCGGCGCCGGGGCAGGGCAGCTACGGCATCGCCGCCGCCGCGCTGAACTATTTCGGCAAGTCCGTGCATGAGCTGAACCTGCAGGAAGCGGCCTATCTTGCGGCCCTGCCCAAGGCGCCCTCCGACCTGCATCCCTTCCGCAACCGCGACCGCGCGGTCGAGCGCCGCAACTACGTCATCGATCGCATGGTCGAGAACGGCTATGTGAAGCGCGAAGTTGGCGAGGAGGCGAAGAAGCAGCCGCTCGGCGTCAATCCGCGCACGGTTTCCCCGAACCAGATCGCCGCCGGCTATTTCGCCGAGGAGATTCGCCGCGAGTTGCAGGACCGCTACGGCGAGAAGAAGCTGCTGGAAGGCGGCCTCTCGGTGCGCTCCACCGTCGATCCCAAGACCCAGCTGATGGCCCGCAAGGCGCTCGTCGACGGTCTCGTGCGCTTCGACGAGGCGCGCGGCTGGCGCGGCGCGATCCAGAAGCTCGATGTCGGCAAGGACTGGGGCGCTGCCATCGGCGACTTGCCGGTGCTCGGCGACGTCGCGCCCTGGCGGCTTGCCGTGGTGCTCGAATCGAATGGCGACAGCGCCAAGCTCGGCCTGCATCCGCTGCGTGACAATGCCGGCCATCTCAATAAGGAGCGTCAGACCGTCACGCTTGCCGCCGAGGGCATCAAGTGGACGCGACGGGCAAGGGTGTCCCAGGCGGTTTCGGTTGGCGACGTCGTCTATGTCGAGCCGATGGATGGCCGGTCGGGCTATGTGCGTCTGCGCCAGTTGCCCGAGGTCAACGGCGCCATCACGGTGATGGACCCGTTCTCGGGCCGCGTGCTCGCCATGGTGGGCGGCTTCTCGCATGACCAGTCGGAGTTCAACCGCGCGACCCAGGCGCTGCGCCAGCCCGGCTCCTCCTTCAAGCCCTTCGTCTACGCAACCGCGCTCGACAACGGCTACACCCCGTCGAGCATCATCCTCGACGCCCCGATCGAGATCGACCAGGGGCCGGGGCTCGGCATGTGGCGGCCGGAGAACTACGACGGCAAGTCCACGGGCCCGCGCACCCTGCGCTACGGCATTCAGTTCTCGAAGAACCTGATGACGGTGCGGCTCGCGAAGGATGTCGGCATGCCGTTGATCGCGGAATATGCCCGCCGCTTCGGCATCTATGACGATCTCCAGCCGGTGCTGTCGATGTCGCTCGGTGCGGGCGAGACGACGGTGATGCGGATGACGGCGGCCTATTCGATGCTGGTCAATGGCGGCCGGCGCATCCGCCCGACCCTGATCGACCGGATCCAGGACCGCACGGGCACGACGATCTACCGGCATGACCAGCGGGTCTGCGAAGGCTGCAACGCCGAGAAATGGGCCAACCAGCCGGAGCCTCGCCTCGTCGATAATCGCGAGCAGGTGCTCGATCCGCTGACTGCCTATCAGATGGTCTCGATCCTTGAGGGTGTGGTCAACGCCGGCACCGCGACGGTGGTGAAGTCGGTCGGCAAGCCGCTCGCCGGCAAGACCGGCACGACCAACGATGCGAAGGACGTCTGGTTCGTCGGGTTCTCGCCGGATCTCGCGGTCGGCGTCTATATGGGCTTCGACAAGCCCAAATCGCTCGGCACCTCCGCCACTGCCGGCCAGTATGCCGCGCCGATCTTCCGGGATTTCATGAGCGTGGCGCTGAAGGACAAGCCGGCGACCCCGTTCCGCGTGCCGGCCGGCATCAAGCTCATTCGCGTCGATCCGCGTTCGGGCATGCGCGCGGGCGGCGAGGGTGGCATTCTGGAAGCCTTCAAGCCGGGCACCGCGCCGCCGGACAGCTATTCGGTGAGCGGCGCTGCGGGTGACGGCAGTGCTCCGCTCTCCGTCGGCCCGGGCGGCGGGCGCGCCGTCGGCTCGGGGACCGGCGGACTCTACTGA